A stretch of the Malus domestica chromosome 08, GDT2T_hap1 genome encodes the following:
- the LOC103420850 gene encoding plastocyanin: MAFVNPAAVAIPSFTGLKSAGAAKVNAAAKVSASPRQMCIVKSSLKDVGVAVAATAASAILASNAMAIEVLLGSDDGGLAFVPNSFSIAPGEKIVFKNNAGFPHNVLFDEDEVPSGVDAGKISMSEEDLLNAPGETYAITLTEKGSYSFYCSPHQGAGMVGKVTVN; the protein is encoded by the coding sequence ATGGCCTTCGTCAACCCCGCCGCGGTCGCTATCCCATCATTCACCGGACTTAAATCCGCCGGCGCAGCCAAGGTTAACGCTGCAGCTAAGGTCTCAGCCTCCCCAAGGCAGATGTGCATCGTCAAGTCATCCCTCAAGGATGTTGGTGTGGCCGTTGCCGCCACTGCCGCCAGTGCTATCCTCGCCAGTAATGCCATGGCCATTGAGGTCTTGCTAGGCAGCGATGACGGTGGCTTAGCCTTTGTCCCCAACAGCTTCTCCATCGCCCCCGGTGAGAAGATTGTGTTCAAGAACAATGCTGGATTCCCACACAACGTTTTGTTTGACGAGGACGAGGTTCCCAGCGGTGTGGATGCTGGAAAAATCTCGATGAGCGAGGAGGACCTCCTGAATGCCCCCGGGGAAACCTACGCCATCACCTTGACCGAAAAAGGTTCATACTCTTTCTACTGCTCTCCTCACCAGGGAGCTGGCATGGTCGGCAAAGTTACCGTTAACTAA